Sequence from the Streptomyces sp. NBC_00358 genome:
GACGAGCACCGTGCGATGCCGCAGGTCGTCTCGATCACCCAGAGCACCGAACTGGGCACGCTCTACACGCCCGGCGAGATCCGTGCGATCTGCGACCACGCCCACGCGCACGGCATGAAGGTGCACCTGGACGGGTCCCGGATATCCAACGCGGCCGCCTCGCTGGACGTCCCGATGCGGACGTTCACCAACGCGGTCGGCGTCGACATCCTGTCGCTGGGCGGCACGAAGAACGGCGCGCTGTTCGGCGAGGCCGTCGTCGTCCTGAACCGGGACGCCGTCAGCCACATGAAGCATCTGCGGAAGCTGTCGATGCAGCTCGCCTCCAAGATGCGCTTCGTCTCGGTGCAGTTGGAGGCGCTGCTCGCCAAGGACCTGTGGCTGCGCAACGCCCGGCACGCCAACGAGATGGCGCAGCGACTGGCCGAGGGCGTCCGCGCCGTGCACGGAGTGGAGATCCTCTACCCGGTCCAGGCGAACGCGGTCTTCGCCCGGCTCCCGCACGACGTGAGCGAGCGGCTGCAGAAGCGCTACCGCTTCTACTTCTGGGACGAGACCGCGGGTGACGTCCGCTGGATGTGCGCCTTCGACACGACCGAGGACGACGTCGACGGGTTCGTGGCCGCGCTCAAGGAGGAGATGGCCCAGCGCTAGCGGGGACGCTCCGGCCGTTCCCCGGGTGGGCGTGTCCGCCCCCTCGCGGACCGCGCAGCAATGCATAGATATGCGGTCGCCTGAAAAGTCATTGACTCTCGGGCGGCCGCGTTCCTATGCTCTCCGGGCATGGAGCTGATCCAGAAAACCAGCGACCTGTCCGCGTACCTGGCCGCCGACGAGGTTGTCGACCATCATCATCCGCTCGTCCGTGAGACGGCCGGGCGCCTCGCCGAGGGGGCCGCTGACTCGTATGCCTATGCGCGCCTCGCGTTCGAGTTCGTGCGGGACACCATCCCGCACTCGTTCGACTCCGGCGACCCACGGGTCACCTGGCGCGCCTCCGACGTACTGGAGCGGCGTACCGGGATCTGCTACGCCAAGGCTCACGCGCTGGCCGCCCTGCTGCGGGCCGAGGACATCCCGACCGCGTTCTGCTACCAGAAGTTCGAGGAGGTGCACGGACTCGTCGCCGTACGCCTCGACGGCGCCTGGCACCGGCAGGATCCCCGTGGCAACAAGCCCGGCGTGGACGCGCAGTTCTCCCTCGGCGGTGAGCGGCTGGCCTTCACGCCCGACCCGGAGTGCAATGAGATGGACTATCCGGAGTTGTACGCTGAACCTCACCCGCTCGTGGTCGGCGTCCTGAAGGCAGCCCCCGACCGGCTGTCCCTGTCGCGGACGCTCCCCACCGCACTCTGAGGCCAGGCAGACGATGACTCCCACACTCACCGTGTCCGACGAGGTGCGCGCCCTCGCGCCCGGATTCACCCATGTCGCCGTCGAGGCCGACGGACTGGTCAACGCGCCCAGTACCGAAGGGACTTCGGCCCTCCTGGACGACGCGGCCCGACGGCTGGCCGGCCGACTGGGCGGGCGGGCTCCGCACGAGGACCCGCACATGGCGGCCTGGCGCGAGATCTACACGGCGTTCGGCTCCAAGCCCTCACGCACCCGCAACTCCGCGGAGGCGCTGGCCAGACGGGCGCTCTCGGACGCGGGCCTGCCGCGGATCAACGTCCTGGTGGACATCTACAACGCGATCAGCGTGGCCCACCTGATCCCCGTCGGCGGCGAGGACACCGACCACATCCGGGGCGCGATGCGCCTGGTGCGGGCCGCGGGAGACGAGGACTTCGTGACCGTCGCGGGCGGCGAGGAGGTTGTCGAACACCCCGACGCGGGCGAGGTGGTGTGGCGCGACGACAGCGGAGTCACCTGCCGCCGCTGGAACTGGCGCCAGGGACCGCGCACCCGGCTCACCGGGCAATCGGCCTCGGCGGTCTTCCTGTTGGAGAGCCTGGCCCCGATGCCGGTCGCCGACGTCGAGGCCGCGGGTGCCGAACTCGCCGAGCTGCTCCAGAAGTTCAGCCCCGGGGCGCGGATCACCGTCCACGCCCCGGCATGACGACTCGGCGCGCGGGGCACGCCTGCGGGACGGTTCAGCGGGCCTCGGCCGCGCGCACCTCTTCGGGGGTCGGCGCGGTGCCGCCGAGGTGGGCGGGCATCCACCAGGTGTCGTCCGGACCCTTGGGGCGTACGGGATAGGCGCGCTGCGCCGCTTCGAGCAGCTCCTGGACCCGCTCGCGCAGCCGCCGGCTGATGGCGCCCGCGTACTGGTCCTGAGGGGCCTCCACGGGCTCGCCGACCCGGATGGTGATCGGGGTGTGGCTGCGCTTGAAGTTGCGCGGATGGCCCTTGGTCCACAGCCGCTGGGTGCCCCACAGAGCCATGGGGATGAGGGGAACGCCGGCCTCCTGGGCCATGCGCGCGGCACCGGACTTGAAGCTCTTCAGCGTGAAGGACTGGGAGATGGTCGCCTCGGGGAAGACGCCGACGATCTCACCGGAACGCAACGAGTCCAGCGCGTGCTGGTACGCGGTCTCGCCCTGCTGACGGTCCACGGGAATGTGCTTCATGCCCCGCATCAGCGGACCGGAGATCTTGTGCCGGAAGACCGATTCCTTCGCCATGAAACGCACCAGGCGCTTCTGCGGCAGGGCGGCCAGGCCGTCGAAGATGAAGTCCAGGTAGCTGATGTGGTTGCTGACCAGCACGGCGCCGCCCGAGCGCGGAATGTTCTCCGATCCCTTGCAGTCGATCTTGAGGTCCCACGCCTTGAAGAGCGTTTGGGCGAGGCCGACGACGGGACGGTAGACAAGCTCTGCCATGGACGGGGTGGACCCTTCTCTCTGCCTGGGAAGGGGTCTCCCGGCGGGAAAGTTACGCAGCCGTAGGTTTACGGCATTGCGCAGATCGTGCCCGAAGAACGGACGGGAGGCCAGCCCCGGTGCCGTGGAACGGCGAGATCCTCGTCACGTCGCTCCCTTGATCCACCTCGGAGTTTTAACCCGTCTTTACTTAGCGCGTACCGTCACGCGACGCACAACCAGGTACATCTCACACCCGAGGCAGTACCCGAACGCGGCATTGAGAAACGCCGCGGCCAGGGCGCACCCGGTTGCCGCCGACCCCAGCCACTGCGGACCCGCGGTCCAGCCGATCAGGCCCACCACCGCGAAGGCGAGCCCGACCGCCTGCGCGAACCGCGGGGGCTCCGGCGCCTCGAACTCCGTCGGCGGCCCGAGCCGCGGCCGTACCGCCTTCCGGAAGACCCAGCCGTACGGCGAGCGCGTCACGCCGCCCGCCGCGCCCAGGGCGAACGCCAGGGTCTGCCACGCCAGCAGCCAGACGCTCCCCGTGATCAGCGTCACCGCCAGCACGACGGTCGTCACGGCCGCACCGAACCGCGGCCCTCTCGTATCGATGTCCATGCTTCAAGCATTCCGTACCGAGGGCGCCGGGCGGCCCCGGGAATCTTTGCGGTCTCGTGAATGCTTGTGCAGGTGATGAACGGACTTGTGGTGTGTGTGCTGGTGCTCGCGGCGGCGAGCGTCTACGGAGTGCTGCACCGGCGGCGGAGCGGGAGGGTGCGTGTGCGCGGGCGTGACGGCGGAAAGCGGCTCGGCGCGGCGGAGTTGGGGGAGGGCCTCGGCGAACGGGCCACTCTGGTGCAGTTCTCCAGCGCCTTCTGCGCTCCCTGCCGCGCCACCCGACGGGTGCTCGGCGAGGTGGCCGGCATGGTCCCCGGCGTGTCCCACGTGGAGATCGACGCCGAGGACCACCTCGACCTCGTACGCGATCTCGGCATCCTCAAGACGCCCACCGTGCTGGTGCTCGACGCCGACGGACTGATCGTGCGGCGGGCGACCGGACAGCCGCGCAAGGCGGACGTCATCGCGGCGCTCGGCGAGGCCGTCTGAACCGTGACGATCATGGTGAGGCATCTCCCATATGCGGGTACGCCCTTGACGTCGCCCGTCGCCTATCGTCAGCCTGACCGTATGTCCCCGGGAACCCTTCTCCATGAGCTCGTCGACGTGCATCCGGCAGTCCGCACCACCGGTGCGCGCGGTCCGGGCTGTTGAACGGCCAACGCCCGTCGCCCGCTCCCGGTTCCGCCCGGGTGGCGGGAACCCCACGTCGGCTCTCGCAGAAGGACTGTTCCATGACGGCCACGCCCGGCCTCGGCACTCCGCACCCCGCCTCCCCGGATCTGCTGCGCTCCGTGTTCCGGCGGCACGCGGCGGGTGTGGCCGTGATCACCGCCTCGGGGGGCCGCGGGCCCGTCGGGTTCACCGCCACCTCGCTCACCTCGGTCTCGGCCGACCCTCCGGTCGTCTCGTTCGGCATCGGCACCGGCGCCTCAAGCTGGCCCGCGATATCCGAGGCCGGCCATGTCGGCGTCCATGTGCTCGGCGAGCACCAGCGGGAGCT
This genomic interval carries:
- a CDS encoding lysophospholipid acyltransferase family protein — translated: MAELVYRPVVGLAQTLFKAWDLKIDCKGSENIPRSGGAVLVSNHISYLDFIFDGLAALPQKRLVRFMAKESVFRHKISGPLMRGMKHIPVDRQQGETAYQHALDSLRSGEIVGVFPEATISQSFTLKSFKSGAARMAQEAGVPLIPMALWGTQRLWTKGHPRNFKRSHTPITIRVGEPVEAPQDQYAGAISRRLRERVQELLEAAQRAYPVRPKGPDDTWWMPAHLGGTAPTPEEVRAAEAR
- a CDS encoding TlpA family protein disulfide reductase codes for the protein MNGLVVCVLVLAAASVYGVLHRRRSGRVRVRGRDGGKRLGAAELGEGLGERATLVQFSSAFCAPCRATRRVLGEVAGMVPGVSHVEIDAEDHLDLVRDLGILKTPTVLVLDADGLIVRRATGQPRKADVIAALGEAV
- a CDS encoding transglutaminase domain-containing protein: MELIQKTSDLSAYLAADEVVDHHHPLVRETAGRLAEGAADSYAYARLAFEFVRDTIPHSFDSGDPRVTWRASDVLERRTGICYAKAHALAALLRAEDIPTAFCYQKFEEVHGLVAVRLDGAWHRQDPRGNKPGVDAQFSLGGERLAFTPDPECNEMDYPELYAEPHPLVVGVLKAAPDRLSLSRTLPTAL
- a CDS encoding flavin reductase family protein, producing MTATPGLGTPHPASPDLLRSVFRRHAAGVAVITASGGRGPVGFTATSLTSVSADPPVVSFGIGTGASSWPAISEAGHVGVHVLGEHQRELAATFARSGADRFGSPTRWSNGPEGVPVLDDVLAWLVCRVVARVPAGDHRIVLAEVVLGDPTGTGSPLLYHQGRFNGLRD
- a CDS encoding B3/B4 domain-containing protein — translated: MTPTLTVSDEVRALAPGFTHVAVEADGLVNAPSTEGTSALLDDAARRLAGRLGGRAPHEDPHMAAWREIYTAFGSKPSRTRNSAEALARRALSDAGLPRINVLVDIYNAISVAHLIPVGGEDTDHIRGAMRLVRAAGDEDFVTVAGGEEVVEHPDAGEVVWRDDSGVTCRRWNWRQGPRTRLTGQSASAVFLLESLAPMPVADVEAAGAELAELLQKFSPGARITVHAPA
- a CDS encoding DUF4395 domain-containing protein; the encoded protein is MDIDTRGPRFGAAVTTVVLAVTLITGSVWLLAWQTLAFALGAAGGVTRSPYGWVFRKAVRPRLGPPTEFEAPEPPRFAQAVGLAFAVVGLIGWTAGPQWLGSAATGCALAAAFLNAAFGYCLGCEMYLVVRRVTVRAK
- a CDS encoding threonine aldolase family protein; this encodes MNPAKTDARRHHDPAVRGFASDNYAGAHPEVLAALALANGGHQVAYGEDDYTDNLQGIVRSHFGAGAEAFPVFNGTGANVVALQAVTDRWGAVICAESAHINVDEGGAPERMGGLKLLTVPTPDGKLTPELIDRQAYGWDDEHRAMPQVVSITQSTELGTLYTPGEIRAICDHAHAHGMKVHLDGSRISNAAASLDVPMRTFTNAVGVDILSLGGTKNGALFGEAVVVLNRDAVSHMKHLRKLSMQLASKMRFVSVQLEALLAKDLWLRNARHANEMAQRLAEGVRAVHGVEILYPVQANAVFARLPHDVSERLQKRYRFYFWDETAGDVRWMCAFDTTEDDVDGFVAALKEEMAQR